The Micromonospora sp. NBC_00421 DNA window GCCGTCCGGCCGGGTTGGTGACCTCACCGAAGGTCGTCGGCGCGATGGTGCGCAGGTGCGCCTCCCAGTGGCGGACCGCCCGGTCGCTGACCCGTTGCAGCGCCGGCGTGCGTTCCCGCCGGCCGAGGTCGAGCAGCTGCACCGTACGCGGGTCGTAGTTGCGACGGGCCGCCAGGTCGACCAGCCCGAGGTCGGCCATCAGCAGGGCCGTCGCGGTGCCGTCGACCACCAGGTGGTCGAGGGTCAGCACCCGGTGCACCAGGGCGCCCCGGTGCCGGACCACCGCCATCCGCACCGACCAGTCCCGGTAGAGGTCGTAGTGGGCCAGCAGCCGGGCGTGGCCCAGTTCGTAGGCGAACTTCGCCACGTCGGCCGGGTCGGCGTCGTCGGGGACGTCGAGCACGTCGAGGGCGATCTCCCCGGCGGCGGACACCACCTGGCAGGGTTCGCCCCGCTCGTCGGTGCCCAGCCGCATCCGCAGCGCCGGATGCCGGCTCATCAGGTCGCCGAGCTGCGCCGCCACCTGCGCCACGGTGACCCCCGCCGGCACCGGGTGCGCGCCGCTGACGTTGTGCGTCCACCCGGTCTCCCGCATGTCCTGCATGATCGCCAGTTGACCCCAGGTCAGCGGCGCGGTCCCGGCCCCCGGGCCGGCGAACGGGACGAGCACCTGTGCCTCGGCGGTCTGCGCGAACATCGGTCAATCAGAGCAACGTGGATCGGCGCGTGTCAACGCCACAAATCGCCGCCCGTCGACCCGGCGACGACGGAGCTAGAGTACGGCCCATGCCCGACACCGTCCGGATCTGGATCGGGTCGGCCCGGGTGGGCCTGGACGAGTTGGCCCGGTACCGCGCGGTGCTCGACGCCGGGGAGCGGACCCGGGCGGCGGCGCTCACCCAGGCGACCGTCCGGGACCGGTTCACGGTGGCGCACGGCGCGCTGCGCCTCCTGATGGGCCGGGCCCTGGACGCGCCACCCGAACGGCTCACCTGGCGGCGGGGTCGGCACGGCAAGCCGACGTTGGTCGACCCCGAGGGCGGGCCGCAGACGAGCCTGTCCTACTCCGCCGACCTCGTCGCGGTGGCGGTGGGCGGTGACCGGGCGATCGGGGTCGACATCCAGCATCCGTCGCCGGGGCTGGACCCGGTGGCCCTGGCCACCCGGTTCTTCGCCGCCGAAGAGGCGCGGCAGGTCGCTTCGGGGTCCACCCCGGCGACCCGGGCCGACCGGTTCGCCAGGTTGTGGGCGCGCAAGGAGGCGGTGGTCAAGGCCGCCGGCGACCGGCTCTGGCCCCATCTGGCGATGCCGGTGCACCAGGGCGACGTGGTGGAGTGCGGTGACCCCGTGGGCGTACACCGGGTCACCGACGTGGTGACCCCGGCCGGGTACCGGGTCGCGGTGG harbors:
- a CDS encoding 4'-phosphopantetheinyl transferase family protein; translation: MPDTVRIWIGSARVGLDELARYRAVLDAGERTRAAALTQATVRDRFTVAHGALRLLMGRALDAPPERLTWRRGRHGKPTLVDPEGGPQTSLSYSADLVAVAVGGDRAIGVDIQHPSPGLDPVALATRFFAAEEARQVASGSTPATRADRFARLWARKEAVVKAAGDRLWPHLAMPVHQGDVVECGDPVGVHRVTDVVTPAGYRVAVALAGEARYVVESYRGPVG